The genomic interval TGCTGTACCTTGTACGATCAGTGTGGAATCTCCGCTGATAGCGGCAGACAGGTGTTCGCTCACCCAGCTTTTGGCGGTACCGGGCAGTCCGTATAAAAGTAAGGCCCTGTCAGTAGTAAGCGTCGCAACCGCGATTTCAATAAGTCTGCGGTTGCCGATATATTTAGGCTGTACTTCAAACCCGTTTTTCAGGCGTCCTCCCATCAGATAAGTAACTACTGCCTGCGGGGATAATTGCCAGGAGTAAGGACGCTTTTCAGTATCCTGCTTTTTCAGCTCTTCCAGTTCCTCCAGGAACAATTGTTCGGCATGTTGACGTAGTACGTTTGACATCTTTATATGCTTGAAAGTGATCGTTTGAATTTATAAATTATTTGAAAGCATTGCTGATCTCTACTTTACAGGACAATAGCTTTCGTATATGCTCGCTGGTATTTCTCCAGGTAGCCTGATATGCAGGTTCTTCCGGCGCCAGTTTTTCCAGTTCATCTGTTATGGCCGGCGGAAGTTGCAGTACGTGTTTATCAAAGAAATTGCGGGTGTACTGATAAGGATTGCGTGCCATCCACCTTAAAACTTCGCTGGTAATTTCAAGCCCCCATTCATCTGTACGGTTGCTCAGGTAATTAATAACGTCCTGCGGATGGTTACTGAACAGGCGTAAAGCATATGCTTCCTGTTCTGCCGCAGGTAGTAAAGGAATGACATCAGGATAAAAGGCGGTACTTTTCTGCAGCAACAATCTTAACCATGCTGCATCCTTAAACCTGCCTGCTGCCAGTATAAGTGCGGGGATGAAACGTTTGCCAAGATCATCTTTTTCAAAAAGCTGGAAAACCTCTTCCTTATCTGTATTAAAATGCGACTCCCACCATGATGGCGGCACGCTGCCCATCAATTGAAAGAGGATGTATGCTTCCTCGCTGACGTTCTTTTCATTGCTTAGGGTGGCGATACCTGAATCGACAATCCTTTTATCCAGCGGCAGCTGTAAGGAAATGTGCAACGACTGGCCTGGTCCACGGGATATAGCTCCTTGCAATATCTGCCAGTAAGACTGTACAATGAAAGAGGAGGGAACCTGTTTCAGGAGTGCCCATATTTCATCTTTTACCTTCTGGTTTTTCTCCTGCAGTGATTCCAGCCAGGAAAGATCCTCTTCAGAGATATTGATGCGCATGATCTTCAGGAATTCTGTCCTGGTGGAAATATTCTCCTGAGCCCATGTTTGTTGTAACCATTCGCGGGCCATACCCGGATAGGATTGCCTTATTTCCTGTAATACCTGTCTGCGGTCTTCAGCACTACCGGTCTGCCAGCGATCTTCGTTGCTTACAGCAAAAGGGAACTGCCAGTCGGGATTCATACTGCTTAGCCATTGCCCTCGTTTTCCACATACCGTCATGGCCAGATGGCGGATGCGTTTCTGGGAAACAGCAATATCTAACAGTACCGGAACATATTCCGGGACAACGATCCGTCCTTTGTTATGACAAGCTTCCAGCCAGTAGGTAACCAGTGGTAACAGGTCCATGTCGAGCGCGTCCTGTAATGCATAAATAGCGCGGGTACTACAATATGGGTGTTCTTCTGCAGGCGCGGGTGCAAGAGAAACGCCGCTGTTGTTGACCGGGTTCACGCCGCTTTGCCTGTAGTTCAGCATTACTGCAGCGATGTGCAGGAACTGTGTCTCCGCATCGAAGCTTTTGTTCCCCATTATCTTTTCAGCCACAGGCGCCAGATCGGCCGGAAGATCAGCAGGAGTTAACTGCTTTTTTCCCGTACCCAGTAAAGCGGTGTTGATAATATTATTCCACATGTCCTGCTATAATAATTTATAGGTCCCATTATGCCATACGCCCAGTGGTTCGTATTCCTGCTCTTTTCCCAGCAGTGCCATATCTAATGGATGGCCGCCGCTCAGCGAAAGTAGTTTCCATATATTCCGAAAACCGCTTTTCAGCGGCATGATCTGTTCCCGTTGATCTTTCAGCCACCATGTCAAATTGTGCTGAACGGGAGTGAGCTGTTGTACAATATACGGCCGTTCACTGCGGACAGGCATCTTTTCAGAAAGGGAAGTTTCTGCAGCTGCCAGCTCCTGCCATCCCGGTAATCCGTATGTGTCCTGAAGGGAATTGTTGGTGACCGGTTCTTTGATAATAGCCCTCAGGGGTACATTGGACTGGAAATAGACCAGTTCTGCCTCAATAGACATGCCCGGAGTTAATAACAATTGCGGCCTTGACATACCTCTGGCGTAGAACTGTAGTACAAGTGCAGGTTGAAAAGAGTGAAGGCCGTACAGCCAGTATTTTTCTGTTGTGAGATTATCTTCTTCGGTCGATTGTTTATTGAGTATCAGCCAGGTATCTTTTGTGCCGGCTTGCTGCCGCAGCAATTCCTGGCTTTGTGTAAAGCCAACAAGTGAGCGAAGTTCCTGTTGCAGCGGGGAGGAAAGGGCCTCTCCCTGCAGGAAGCCCTGTGTTACCAGGTAGATCCGGAGGAACTGATCCATGAATTCATGCTGCCAGCCTTCGCTGTAAAAATTGATCTCTGATAGTCCGCGTACCATGCCAGCCAATCCGGGTGCCTGCGCATCCACCATTCTGCGCGCCATGGTCTCCCAATAGGAAGTGCCCTTCTCTGGCAACTGAAGCAGGCCGTTACGCACAATATCTTTCATCCACAGTAACAACTCATAGATGCCATCTTCCACTTTCTGTTGCCTGGCCTGTTGCCGCTTAGCCTGTGCTGTTTCATCGACAGGCTTCTCTTCCTTATCCGGTTGTTTTATCTCCTTTTGAGACCGCTTTTGTAACCAGTCATTCACCCAGGCAGGCGGAACATTATCTGTGAATAATTCCGGCTGTCGTGCATACAAAAGCATTAGCCCAATACCATGTTTACAAGGGAATTTACGGCTGGGGCAACTGCATTTGGACGCAATGTTCTCAGAAAGAGCTATCTGGGTCTGATAAGGTTTGCTGCCACTTCCCTGGCATTCTCCCCATAAGGCCTGTTCACCGGCTCCTTTACTCACCCATTTGGCAGTACCGGCCAATGCCTTTCCGGCTTTCCTGGAAGGTTCATCTGGTGCCAATGCAAGCACCTGTTCTTCTGATAGGCGCAATGGATATAAAGTTTAAAAAGTACTGTATACAAACAATGTTAGGCCAGCAGCGCATGATAGATCCTGGTATATAATATCACCAGGTAAGCTATCAGGATAACGGAATTCAAAACGAGCAACCAATTTATGTCTGTTTGCCGGTATTTATTTTTTATGCAGATGATGGCAAGCGTAAGAAAACCAATAAACAGGATGGCTGGATAGACCAATGTCCATTTACTGGGGAATACCAGATGACCGGTGACCATTTTAGCTTCCCATGACTCACCCTTTCCGGCAATGAGCGGCAGGAGTCCCATGGCCAAAATGATAACAAATATCCTCAGTGCTGTCTTTGCCGCAATTTTGCTGATTTTCTGACTTTTACTTTCCTGTTGCATTGTTTCTTCAAATTTAAAATAACATCCGGTTGCTAAGTTCGGGATTAAAATATTAGGAACCTATTGCCGGTTTGCGGAGATGGGTCCACCAGTGAATAAATATACCCAGCAACAGATTTAAAACGCTGAAGAAAGTCATCCAGGCGTTTTCTCCCGCAAAGCCGCCGATGAATAACCAGGCGAAAAAGTAGAGATGAAACCAGCCAGGCGCCAGCCATGTAACAGCGGGAAGCTTGACCATCGGCAAGGTTCTTGTTTTCCGGAATCCCCGGATGGCAAGTATTGGGAATAAGACGAGCAGGAAGATCAGTTTTTCCCTGCTTGCAATGCCGAATTTATCATGCAGCCAGGTCGACATAGGAAATAGAGATATCCATAATGCGGCCTGGGAAATAAGAATAGATAACAAAGGCGTCATGGCCTGCCAGATACGGGAAATAAGCCTGCCCCGGAAGTGTATTTTTTCAAGCGTACGGGCAAATGTGGAATAGAAGAACACTACGCACAGCCAACCGAAGAAGTTGCCATAGGGAATTCCGAACCATTGAGCTGTAAGGGGCGAGAGGCCTGGTCCCCGGTTTTCCCAGTCCCAATGCCACATGTGCAGGCGATAAGCCACTACGTCCATGCTCAGATCAATATTCAGGGCCAGCAATGCATCAAGTGCAGCGGCAGCAATAAGCGGCAGGCCACGACTGTCGGACACAAGGCGGGAAGTGTAAATGATAATACCCCATCCCATACCGATGCAGATGGGAATGTTGTCAGGCGCATGTCCAAGCATCAGCCAGAACTGGCCATATTTATAGCCGGCGTTGGAAGCGACGTTGACATATTCCAGCAGTAGCCCGAAACCCAGGCCTCCCAGCAGATAGGCAACATGTCCTGTTCCTGTTTTCCATGCATGCAATAATGAGAGGATGAACAGGATGATCATACAGGTTTCTGTAAGCGGATAACAGAAAGGGGGAGGAAAGCCATAAGGCATGTTTGCATAAGGGAACATAGGCAATTATTGTTCTTTATCCATAAAGGAAGTGTGTTTAGTGTCTCTAACCACGGTATAAACGATCAGGGATATAAAGATACAAGCGGTGACGTACCAGTAATACAGTGATTCATGACCTGCCTTCTTGAACTGGAGAGCTATAACCTCAGCAGTACCGCCAAACAGGGCTACTGTAAGTGCATAAGGAAGCCCGACGCCTAATGCGCGGATCTCAGAAGGAAACATTTCTGCCTTCACTACTGCGTTGATGGAAGTATATCCACTTACAATAAGCAGGGCAGCGAGGAGAAGGAAGAAGGCCGTCAGCTCATTCGTTGCATGACTGATGGCCGTCAGAATAGGAACGGTGAGCAATGTACCTAATATCCCGAAGGAAAGTAGCAATGGTTTACGGCCAATTTTATCACTCAGCATACCAAACAAGGGCTGCAGGCAAGCGTAGATGAGCATCAGGAAGAAGGTCAGGACCGTGGACCGTTCTTTGGTAAGATGCACGGTATTTACCAGGAACTTTTGCATGTAGGTGGTATAGGTGTAGAAGGCCAGCGTACCACCCATGGTTAAACCTACAACAGTCAGCACCGCCTTTGGATGTTCTTTCAGCAGTATGATTACAGACCCCCGTTTTTTATTTTCTTTTTCAGTGGTAAGGGTCTCCTGCATATGCTGGCGGATTACCAGGGCGAACAGGGACAATCCTGCACCGATCACAAAAGGGATCCGCCAGCCCCATTCCTGCAATTGTTCGGGAGTAAGAAAGACCTTTTGCAGTAACAATTGTATACCGAGAGCCGTTAGCTGGCCGCCGATGAGCGTTACATACTGAAAGCTGGAATAAAATCCCCGCCGTCCCGGTGTGGAGATCTCACTGAGGTAAGTAGCCGAGGTACCGTATTCACCCCCTACGCTTAATCCCTGCAGGAGTCTTGCCACGAGAAGATATATTGGAGAAAGGTAACCGACGCTTTCATAGGAAGGGGCCAGGGCGATCATCATACTACCCAGGGACATGAGCAGTACAGATAATGTCATTGATACTTTCCGGCCCTTTTGGTCGGCTATACGGCCAAACAACCAGCCTCCGATGGGGCGCATAAGGAAACCGACAGCGAAGACCGCAGCAGAGTCCAGCAGCTGGGCAGTGGTATTTCCCTTAGGAAAGAATACAGGTGCAAAGTACAGGGCGAAGGCAGCGTAGGCGTACCAGTCATACCATTCAACCAGGTTGCCGACAGAGCCGGTAAATATGGCTTTTATACGGTGGACGGTATCATTTTTTTGATAATTGCTCATTATTTGAAAAGGAGGGTAGGTTTCAAAAATAATACAATCGGGGCAATAGTATTATATTGCTAAACAATTAACAGGATAATCAATGGACGCGATCACACAAGCAAAGAAAGCAGCAGGAGAGAAGGCTGCAGCGTTGGTACAGCCCGGTATGCTGGTTGGATTAGGAACAGGGTCAACGGCCTTTTGGGCCATTGAAAAAATTGGCGAAATGGTCAAAGGTGGATTGAACATCCGCGCAGTGGCCACCTCTCTTGCATCCGAAAAACAGGCAAGGGAACTGGGTATTCCCATTACCTCTTTCAGCGAGATACAGCAACTGGATATTGATATAGATGGCGCAGACGAGGTTAGTCACGATCTTCAGATCATTAAAGGGGGCGGCGGTGCTTTATTGCGCGAGAAGATAGTCGCCATGGCCAGCAGAAGAAAGGTGATCGTGGCAGATGAGCGTAAGTATGTAAAGACCCTCGGTAAATTTCCTTTGCCGATAGAGATCATCCCTTTCGGCTGGGAACTGGTGTTCAGAGCGGTGCAATCCCTGCAGGGCGCGCCTACACTGAGAACGAAAGAAGATAAGCCCTATATAACAGACAACGGGAATTATATCCTCGATTGTGCCTTTGGTGCAATTGAAAACCCCGAGCAACTGCATCATCAGCTGAAGGCGATCACCGGGGTTGTAGAAACAGGACTGTTCATCAACATGAAACCGACAGTGATTATCGCCTATGAAAATGGTGAAGTAAAGACGATTTAACAGTACATAACAGTCTTTCTCCATGCACTCAACCCTTCATCTGATTATTGCTGTTATCTGGGTCAGCTCAGAGATACTGCTAAGCCGCTTACTCAGATCGTCACAATCTGATAAAACAAGAGCTGACAAACAGTCCCTCCGGATCATCTGGATCACTATTATGATCGCATTGCCGCTGGCGCATTTGCTTTCACTGCAATTGAACTGGCCGATCAGTGCATCAACGCTGTTGCCGGACGTGGGCTTAGGGATGATTATAGCGGGAATGCTATTCCGGTTTACCGCTATATACACATTGGGGCGGTATTTCACTGTCGATGTGGCTATCCGGACAGATCATAAAATTGTGAAGTTCGGCCTTTACCGGTATCTGCGGCACCCGTCCTACCTGGGCATGCTGATCTCTTTTTTGGGTAATGCACTGGCGTTTAACAACTGGATAGTAGTGCTGATCGGTTTCCTCCCGGTACTGGGAGCGGTGCTCTACAGGATGAAGATAGAAGAGGAACTGCTGGTATCAAATTTCGGGCAGGAGTATATTGATTACAGGAAGGAAACATGGCGGTTAATACCCTTTATATACTGAGTTAAAGTTCATTATTTAAAAAGACACATTATGAGCTATACAAATTTTGTAAAGCCTGCAGAAGCACAGGTGCTTATTAATACCCCGGATGTTCTTTTTATAGATTGCAGTTTTGCGCTGAACGATAAGGAATGGGGCAGAAAAGAATATGAGCAGTCACATATACCAGGCGCAATATATGCTGACCTGGATAAAGACCTTTCAGGAGCGATCATAGCGGGAGTAACGGGGCGCCACCCCCTTCCGGAGAAGCGTGACCTCGAAGCAAAGTTCGCTGCATGGGGTATTGCGCCAACCACGCAGGTAATTGCCTACGATGCCGGCGCTGGCTTTATGGCTGCCGCCAGGCTATGGTGGCTGCTGAAATGGGCGGGGCATGAGAAGGCAGCAGTATTGGACGGTGGAAAAAAGGTGTGGGCCGGGATGGGATTCCCCCTGGAAAGTGGTGTTGTTTCGCCGAAAGCGGGAACATTCACTGCACATTTTAACGATTCCCTGCTGGCCTCCGCAGAAGAAGTCATGGCTGCAACAGCAAAGCATGGCAGTTGTGTGATAGATTCAAGAACGGCAGACAGATATGCCGGGCAGAATGAGACCATTGATCCCGTTGCGGGGCATATCCCGGAGGCTATTTCCAGGCCATTTAATGCGAATATTACGTCCGATGGAGTAGTAGCAGGGCAGGAGACAGTAAGGGCCTATTTTGCGGCTGATTTTGCGAAAGAAGACGTGATCTTCTATTGTGGATCAGGGGTAACTGCGGCATTCAATGTATTATTATCAGCATATGCGGGATATCCTTTGCCAAAGCTGTATGCAGGTTCCTGGAGTGAGTGGATCACTGATCCGGGACGGCCTGTTGCGGTGGGAGCATAAGTTTTAGAAAAAAGGGAAGGCCTCTGAAACTGTATTACCAGTGCAGAGGCCTTCCCTTTTATAACAGGTAGTGGTTTTAGAATTCCAGTACGGTTGCTCCCATGGAAAGCCCCACACCAAAGCCGCTCAACAATACCTTCTTTCCTGGTGTTACAACCTGCTGTTCCAATGCGTTGCCAAGAGCGATGGGAATGGTAGAGGAAACGGTATTCCCGCAATCTTTCATAAAAAGATAGAATTTCTCGGGTGGAATTTTACTCATTCGCCTTACCGTATCCAGCATATACTGGTTTGCCTGGTGAAAGATAAAGACATCAATATTTCCAATTTCCAGGGCATTTTTACCGAGGCAGTCTTTAATTAACCTGGGCACGTTGAAGGCAGTAAAGTCAAAGATCTGTTTTCCGTCCATGAACAGATAATCATCGTTGGAAAGGAATTCATCTTCTGCATACACGTCCTCAGCTATACCTGTTTGCCTGTTCCTGAAAGCGCCATTTTTAACAATAAGATGTGCTGCACCGGAACCGTCGGTTTTATAAGCAAAGTCAAGAATTTTTCCAGCCGGCATATTGGGTCGCGGTGTAGCGGAAATAAGTGTAGCCGCAGCTGCATCGCCGAAAATGGTCTTATTCTTCTTATCGTCAGGATGAATGAATTTCGAGTATGTTTCTGCTGTCAGCAAAAGAACATTCTTTGCCTGCCCACTGGTAATAAGGCCTTTGGCAATACCAAGTCCATAAACAAAACCGGAACACCCCAGGTTAAAATCGAAAGCGCCGATCTCTTTCCTTAATCCTAATCTGTCCTGAAGGATGCAGGCCGTAGTAGGAAGAAAATAGTCAGGACTTTGGGTACACAAGATCAGGAAATCAATTTCGTCTCTGCCAATGGCGCCTTTTTCAAAGAGACGGGTGGCTGCTGCTGCAGCAAGGTCTCCGCTGGTTTGATTTGTGCTGGCATAATATCTGTTCTCAATGCCTGTTTTTGAAGCGATCTTGTCGATCGACCATTCCGGGTGGGCCGCATTTATCTTTTCATTGCTCAGCAGCTCTTCGGGTAAGTAATAAGCGGTCTGTATGAGAAAAGCATCAGGCATCAGCAACATTTTTTTCCACAAAATCGTATACATCACCAATTGTGATGCATGCCTTCAATGCATCAGCACTCATGTCGATATCATATTCATCCTTTATCATGACGAGTATGGACATTCCGGTAAGTGAATCCCAGGAATCAATCTTACGGAACTCACTTTCTAATGTTAATGAGCTCGTCTCGCCAATATATTGTTCCTTAAATTGATTCAAAAAAGTCTGTTTGTCAATCATATGAAAAATGATATATTTTCGTGTTATGGAAACAAATATAGAGAAAAATGTCAGGACTTTGATTGGACGCAAGAACCCGGAGAGTGTCCTGATCCATTCCGATCTGATGCAAGGTTTCGCTGTTGAATTCAAGAGAGGTGGAAAAGAAAAATTTATAGCAGACCATTGCGACAAGTTGTCTCAGTTATTTGGCAATAGCAGCATTTACCAGCCAACATTTAACTATAAATTCCTTCCTGAAAGAAAAACAGATGTGCGGAACAGGCGTTCCGAAGTTGGAGTACTCTCTGAGTATTTCCGGAAAAATATCGCAGAATGGTATACGAGAGACCCTGTTTTTTCTTTCAGCGGCAAAGGCCCTTATACATATAATGAACCGATAAAGACATCTGGTCTGGAAATAGATCCCTTTGATAATACCTCTTTTTTCCATTACCTGTACGTTCAGGATGCGTTGCTGTTCCACTACGGATCAGAGTTTAAACATTCAACCATCCTTCATTATATAGAAAGGAAGCTGGGGACGGTTGTATACCGATATGACAAAATATTCGAAGGAATTGTAGTGGATGGTGAAGAGGAAATAGCGGTTCGTTATAAATATCATGTACGTCCCTGGGGAAAGCATCTGGATTATGACTGGGATAAAATTATAGCAGACCTTGTCAATGCAGGTATCCTATACATGGAAGAAGAGGGGAATACCAGGATCTGCTTTTGCAGTATACGTGAAATGACAGATTTTCTTTTTGAAAAGATGTCTGCGAATCCCTTGTACTCATTAGACAAAGAAACCCTGGATTGGGTTACTCCTGCCCTGGACAAATTAGGGCGTGCATTTACTATATCCGATTTTGAGTAATTAGATCTTTAAACTGAGCGGCGCAATGATGATAGAGCTTTGTAAAGAACTTTTCCCCATTAACAGAAGCATTACCGGCGATGGCGTAAGGGCATCATTAAAAATACTTCAGAAGAGGATACCGATCCGGATGCATGAGGTGCCTTCCGGAACAAAAGTATTTGACTGGACAGTTCCAAAAGAATGGAATGTATCTGAAGCATATGTGATTGATCTGAAGTCCGGAGAACGGATCATAGATTTTAAGAACTGCAATCTGCATCTTGTAGGGTATTCCATTCCGATGGACGCAGTTGTGTCCTGGGAAGAGCTGAACAAACATCTGTTTACAATAGAAGAGCAGCCTACTGCGATACCGTATATCACATCCTATTACAGGGAATTCTGGGGGTTCTGTGTAGCATATAATGAATACCAGCAAATCGACAGGAGTTCATCGTTCCATGTAGTGATTAAGAGTGAGTTAAAGGACGGCCATCTTACCTATGCAGACCTGATCATTCCCGGTGAAACGGAGAAGGAGATCTTTATATCTACTTATGTGTGCCACCCGTCGATGGTAAATAATGAGCTCAGCGGTCCTGTAGTGGCTACGTTTCTGGCAGAATGGCTATTGAAGAAAGAGAAGCGTAAGTACACATATCGTTTCGTATTTATTCCTGAGACAATAGGATCCATCACTTATCTTCATTATCACCTTGATGTCTTAAAGGAAAGAGTGATCGGCGGATATAATCTTTCATGTGTAGGCGATGAGAGAACGTTCTCGTATTTGCCCTCCAGGTATGGTAATACATTGTCTGATAAAATAGCGTTGCATGTGTTGAACAACACAACAACGTTCAGAAAATACTCATTCCTGGACAGGGGAAGCGATGAACGCCAATACTGTGCGCCAGGAGTGGATTTGCCGATCTGTAGTATACTGCGGACGAAATTCGGCGATTATCCGGAATACCATACATCACTGGATAATTTTGACCTGGTAACAGAAAAGGGATTGAGTGGAACCCTGGATGTGTATAAAAAGTGCATAGATCTGTTTGAATTGAATTTTACGCCCAAAGTGAAAGTATTATGCGAACCACAGTTGGGGAAACGGGGACTGTATCCTACTATTTCAACCAAGTCGACAGGAGCCACGGTCAGGAACATGATGAATTTCATTGCATATGCTGATGGCACCAACGACATGATAGATATCTGCAATATAATAGGGGTTCCTTATTGGGATTGTGCGTCTTTTTTACAGCCGCTCCTGGAAAAAGACGTCCTGGAGGCGATAGGCTAGCAGGTAGAAAGACAAAGGCTTTGAAACAAACGTTCCAAAGCCTTTTTTATTGATCAGTGATTGGCGGCCCGGTTATCCATATAACGTTCAAGTACCTTCAGCGGCATATCTCCCTGTGCCAGCAAAGCATCATTGAATTGAATGATATTAAATCGTGTTCCCTGCAATTTTTTATATTTCGCACGCAGGCGTAATATTTCCTGTTCCCCGATCTTATAAGTGAGTGCCTGTCCGGGAATGGCCATATAGCGCTCTACCGACGTAACAGCCTCCTCTTCACTGATAGATTCATGGGCCAGCATATACTTGACAGCATCTTCTCTTGTCATTTTGCCGGTATGGATACCAACATCTAACACCAGCCGGATGGCCCGGTGAATCTCATTATTGAGGGC from Chitinophaga filiformis carries:
- a CDS encoding DUF5691 domain-containing protein, translating into MWNNIINTALLGTGKKQLTPADLPADLAPVAEKIMGNKSFDAETQFLHIAAVMLNYRQSGVNPVNNSGVSLAPAPAEEHPYCSTRAIYALQDALDMDLLPLVTYWLEACHNKGRIVVPEYVPVLLDIAVSQKRIRHLAMTVCGKRGQWLSSMNPDWQFPFAVSNEDRWQTGSAEDRRQVLQEIRQSYPGMAREWLQQTWAQENISTRTEFLKIMRINISEEDLSWLESLQEKNQKVKDEIWALLKQVPSSFIVQSYWQILQGAISRGPGQSLHISLQLPLDKRIVDSGIATLSNEKNVSEEAYILFQLMGSVPPSWWESHFNTDKEEVFQLFEKDDLGKRFIPALILAAGRFKDAAWLRLLLQKSTAFYPDVIPLLPAAEQEAYALRLFSNHPQDVINYLSNRTDEWGLEITSEVLRWMARNPYQYTRNFFDKHVLQLPPAITDELEKLAPEEPAYQATWRNTSEHIRKLLSCKVEISNAFK
- a CDS encoding SWIM zinc finger domain-containing protein, with translation MRLSEEQVLALAPDEPSRKAGKALAGTAKWVSKGAGEQALWGECQGSGSKPYQTQIALSENIASKCSCPSRKFPCKHGIGLMLLYARQPELFTDNVPPAWVNDWLQKRSQKEIKQPDKEEKPVDETAQAKRQQARQQKVEDGIYELLLWMKDIVRNGLLQLPEKGTSYWETMARRMVDAQAPGLAGMVRGLSEINFYSEGWQHEFMDQFLRIYLVTQGFLQGEALSSPLQQELRSLVGFTQSQELLRQQAGTKDTWLILNKQSTEEDNLTTEKYWLYGLHSFQPALVLQFYARGMSRPQLLLTPGMSIEAELVYFQSNVPLRAIIKEPVTNNSLQDTYGLPGWQELAAAETSLSEKMPVRSERPYIVQQLTPVQHNLTWWLKDQREQIMPLKSGFRNIWKLLSLSGGHPLDMALLGKEQEYEPLGVWHNGTYKLL
- a CDS encoding carotenoid biosynthesis protein, coding for MFPYANMPYGFPPPFCYPLTETCMIILFILSLLHAWKTGTGHVAYLLGGLGFGLLLEYVNVASNAGYKYGQFWLMLGHAPDNIPICIGMGWGIIIYTSRLVSDSRGLPLIAAAALDALLALNIDLSMDVVAYRLHMWHWDWENRGPGLSPLTAQWFGIPYGNFFGWLCVVFFYSTFARTLEKIHFRGRLISRIWQAMTPLLSILISQAALWISLFPMSTWLHDKFGIASREKLIFLLVLFPILAIRGFRKTRTLPMVKLPAVTWLAPGWFHLYFFAWLFIGGFAGENAWMTFFSVLNLLLGIFIHWWTHLRKPAIGS
- a CDS encoding MFS transporter, which gives rise to MSNYQKNDTVHRIKAIFTGSVGNLVEWYDWYAYAAFALYFAPVFFPKGNTTAQLLDSAAVFAVGFLMRPIGGWLFGRIADQKGRKVSMTLSVLLMSLGSMMIALAPSYESVGYLSPIYLLVARLLQGLSVGGEYGTSATYLSEISTPGRRGFYSSFQYVTLIGGQLTALGIQLLLQKVFLTPEQLQEWGWRIPFVIGAGLSLFALVIRQHMQETLTTEKENKKRGSVIILLKEHPKAVLTVVGLTMGGTLAFYTYTTYMQKFLVNTVHLTKERSTVLTFFLMLIYACLQPLFGMLSDKIGRKPLLLSFGILGTLLTVPILTAISHATNELTAFFLLLAALLIVSGYTSINAVVKAEMFPSEIRALGVGLPYALTVALFGGTAEVIALQFKKAGHESLYYWYVTACIFISLIVYTVVRDTKHTSFMDKEQ
- the rpiA gene encoding ribose-5-phosphate isomerase RpiA yields the protein MDAITQAKKAAGEKAAALVQPGMLVGLGTGSTAFWAIEKIGEMVKGGLNIRAVATSLASEKQARELGIPITSFSEIQQLDIDIDGADEVSHDLQIIKGGGGALLREKIVAMASRRKVIVADERKYVKTLGKFPLPIEIIPFGWELVFRAVQSLQGAPTLRTKEDKPYITDNGNYILDCAFGAIENPEQLHHQLKAITGVVETGLFINMKPTVIIAYENGEVKTI
- a CDS encoding methyltransferase family protein, translating into MHSTLHLIIAVIWVSSEILLSRLLRSSQSDKTRADKQSLRIIWITIMIALPLAHLLSLQLNWPISASTLLPDVGLGMIIAGMLFRFTAIYTLGRYFTVDVAIRTDHKIVKFGLYRYLRHPSYLGMLISFLGNALAFNNWIVVLIGFLPVLGAVLYRMKIEEELLVSNFGQEYIDYRKETWRLIPFIY
- a CDS encoding sulfurtransferase — translated: MSYTNFVKPAEAQVLINTPDVLFIDCSFALNDKEWGRKEYEQSHIPGAIYADLDKDLSGAIIAGVTGRHPLPEKRDLEAKFAAWGIAPTTQVIAYDAGAGFMAAARLWWLLKWAGHEKAAVLDGGKKVWAGMGFPLESGVVSPKAGTFTAHFNDSLLASAEEVMAATAKHGSCVIDSRTADRYAGQNETIDPVAGHIPEAISRPFNANITSDGVVAGQETVRAYFAADFAKEDVIFYCGSGVTAAFNVLLSAYAGYPLPKLYAGSWSEWITDPGRPVAVGA
- a CDS encoding ketoacyl-ACP synthase III, which codes for MPDAFLIQTAYYLPEELLSNEKINAAHPEWSIDKIASKTGIENRYYASTNQTSGDLAAAAATRLFEKGAIGRDEIDFLILCTQSPDYFLPTTACILQDRLGLRKEIGAFDFNLGCSGFVYGLGIAKGLITSGQAKNVLLLTAETYSKFIHPDDKKNKTIFGDAAAATLISATPRPNMPAGKILDFAYKTDGSGAAHLIVKNGAFRNRQTGIAEDVYAEDEFLSNDDYLFMDGKQIFDFTAFNVPRLIKDCLGKNALEIGNIDVFIFHQANQYMLDTVRRMSKIPPEKFYLFMKDCGNTVSSTIPIALGNALEQQVVTPGKKVLLSGFGVGLSMGATVLEF
- a CDS encoding acyl carrier protein, translating into MIDKQTFLNQFKEQYIGETSSLTLESEFRKIDSWDSLTGMSILVMIKDEYDIDMSADALKACITIGDVYDFVEKNVADA
- a CDS encoding AAC(3) family N-acetyltransferase, coding for METNIEKNVRTLIGRKNPESVLIHSDLMQGFAVEFKRGGKEKFIADHCDKLSQLFGNSSIYQPTFNYKFLPERKTDVRNRRSEVGVLSEYFRKNIAEWYTRDPVFSFSGKGPYTYNEPIKTSGLEIDPFDNTSFFHYLYVQDALLFHYGSEFKHSTILHYIERKLGTVVYRYDKIFEGIVVDGEEEIAVRYKYHVRPWGKHLDYDWDKIIADLVNAGILYMEEEGNTRICFCSIREMTDFLFEKMSANPLYSLDKETLDWVTPALDKLGRAFTISDFE
- a CDS encoding DUF4910 domain-containing protein, producing the protein MMIELCKELFPINRSITGDGVRASLKILQKRIPIRMHEVPSGTKVFDWTVPKEWNVSEAYVIDLKSGERIIDFKNCNLHLVGYSIPMDAVVSWEELNKHLFTIEEQPTAIPYITSYYREFWGFCVAYNEYQQIDRSSSFHVVIKSELKDGHLTYADLIIPGETEKEIFISTYVCHPSMVNNELSGPVVATFLAEWLLKKEKRKYTYRFVFIPETIGSITYLHYHLDVLKERVIGGYNLSCVGDERTFSYLPSRYGNTLSDKIALHVLNNTTTFRKYSFLDRGSDERQYCAPGVDLPICSILRTKFGDYPEYHTSLDNFDLVTEKGLSGTLDVYKKCIDLFELNFTPKVKVLCEPQLGKRGLYPTISTKSTGATVRNMMNFIAYADGTNDMIDICNIIGVPYWDCASFLQPLLEKDVLEAIG